The Mytilus galloprovincialis chromosome 7, xbMytGall1.hap1.1, whole genome shotgun sequence genome has a window encoding:
- the LOC143082109 gene encoding protein PIF-like isoform X2 produces the protein MEWNSCLVLIYSILFSIFSISNSAPGRFTRSLKCRSLLDLIVVVDGSDSITAKDFIILKKSLADYQEALHLADDQAKFGLVLYSSDVSATISLSSNKEQLRKDILALRHPRDGTRTDLGIKAMREMFQKQGRKDVPKVGIVITDGISKDPEKTAQQSLITKTSGVTIFAVGVSQLIDKIELISIASGADKVLSISTFDQLKSVVSTLVKEVCPTTTTSTTTTTTTTTTTTTTPAPTTTTSTTTSTTTPTTTTTMMTTTADWDPCDGCKMRNGAGFNGHPNDCGKFVQCYFGNAGIKAAVIQECPWGNFWSQESLTCQPAGMVKCPNDRCLIDQTLYTYEASSGNCRSFWACEGNQSYPMCCPVNYRYKKGIGCVPDESCKEPCPPRQASFLASDKVVKERIPDADTINNKLEKMPVVKAVKKLCDKKPVKDDPDFFEQYVEFNGWVKMPCAPGTHFNAEDCHCTVMAVFNTTTGGCKSKVKLDFGKSFEEARNPIYVVNQNVNVTNGIAKFDGKSLLRVPQLSNVDLGGTVVLRLRIKDTRRKKLDKRSTRPQAIVSNGDCGNNASLLVAKEEDAIIFGAQADGGHFTSFEIPTPGDDWKNIVYKYSDGKLEGEVNNVKYSKFLDGSGPIERRACALQIGHGQEMDDFEGEMDDIEMFTCMPDDER, from the exons ATGGAATGGAATAGCTGCCTGGTTTTAATTTATTCGATactgttttcaatattttcaatttcaaatagtGCGCCTGGAAGATTTACACGCAGCTTAA aatGCCGTTCACTTTTGGACCTGATTGTCGTGGTTGATGGTTCGGATAGTATCACAGCTAAAGATTTTATTATTCTGAAAAAGTCATTAGCGGATTATCAAGAAGCATTACATTTAGCAGATGATCAAGCCAAGTTTGGCCTTGTATTGTACAGCAGTGATGTATCTGCAACCATTTCATTATCATCTAATAAAGAGCAGTTGAGAAAGGACATCCTTGCTTTACGCCATCCTAGAGATGGAACAAGAACTGATCTGG GAATAAAAGCTATGAGAGAGATGTTTCAGAAGCAAGGCCGTAAAGACGTTCCTAAGGTGGGAATTGTTATCACCGATGGCATATCGAAAGACCCAGAGAAAACTGCACAACAATCTCTAATTACAAAGACTTCCGGTGTGACAATATTTGCTGTAGGAGTATCCCAATTAATCGATAAAATCGAATTAATCTCAATAGCATCGGGTGCCGACAAGGTTTTATCTATAAGTACTTTCGACCAGTTAAAATCTGTAGTTTCAACACTTGTGAAAGAGGTATGTCCTACAACCACCACATCAACCACAACGACCACAACAACTACGACAACAACGACGACGACTCCAGCGCCGACTACAACAACATCTACAACAACTTCTACGACTActccaacaacaacaacaacaatgatGACAACAACAGCAGACTGGG ATCCATGTGACGGATGTAAAATGAGGAACGGAGCAGGATTTAATGGACATCCTAACGACTGTGGCAAATTCGTCCAGTGTTATTTTGGAAATGCCGGAATAAAAGCAGCTGTGATACAGGAATGCCCATGGGGAAATTTCTGGAGTCAGGAATCATTAACTTGTCAACCGGCTGGTATGGTCAAGTGTCCGAACG ACAGGTGTCTCATCGATCAAACACTCTACACATACGAGGCAAGTTCTGGTAACTGTCGCTCCTTTTGGGCATGCGAAGGGAACCAGTCATACCCTATGTGCTGTCCTGTAAATTATAGATACAAAAAGGGCATTGGGTGCGTTCCAGATGAAAGTTGCAAGGAACCTTGTCCACCCAGACAAGCCTCTTTCTTGGCTTCCGATAAAGTCGTAAAAGAGCGTATTCCAGATGCTGACACGATCAATAATAAGCTTGAGAAGATGCCAGTGGTTAAAGCTGTAAAAAAAC TTTGCGACAAAAAACCAGTGAAGGATGACCCAGATTTCTTCGAACAATATGTAGAATTTAATGGTTGGGTGAAGATGCCGTGCGCACCTGGTACTCATTTCAATGCCGAAGATTGTCATTGTACTGTAATGGCGGTCTTTAATACGACTACAG GAGGATGTAAATCAAAAGTTAAATTAGATTTTGGAAAATCATTTGAAGAGGCACGAAATCCTATTTATGTTGTGAACCAGAATGTCAACGTCACGAATGGTATTGCTAAGTTTGATGGTAAAAGCTTACTCCGTGTACCACAGCTATCCAATGTTGATCTAGGTGGCACTGTTGTTCTACGTCTGCGCATTAAAGACACTCGCAGGAAGAAGCTGGATAAAAGATCAACACGTCCACAAGCTATCGTTAGTAATGGCGATTGTGGAAACAATGCTTCACTGTTAGTGGCAAAAGAAGAAGACGCCATTATATTTGGTGCTCAGGCAGATGGTGGACATTTTACTAGTTTTGAAATTCCTACACCA GGTGATGACTGGAAGAACATTGTTTATAAATACTCGGATGGAAAATTAGAAGGAGAAGTAAATAACGTCAAATATTCTAAGTTCCTTGATGGTTCAG GTCCAATAGAAAGACGAGCGTGCGCACTGCAGATTGGTCACGGACAAGAAATGGATGACTTTGAAGGCGAAATGGATGAC attgaGATGTTTACGTGTATGCCTGATGACGAACGTTGA
- the LOC143082109 gene encoding protein PIF-like isoform X1: MEWNSCLVLIYSILFSIFSISNSAPGRFTRSLKCRSLLDLIVVVDGSDSITAKDFIILKKSLADYQEALHLADDQAKFGLVLYSSDVSATISLSSNKEQLRKDILALRHPRDGTRTDLGIKAMREMFQKQGRKDVPKVGIVITDGISKDPEKTAQQSLITKTSGVTIFAVGVSQLIDKIELISIASGADKVLSISTFDQLKSVVSTLVKEVCPTTTTSTTTTTTTTTTTTTTPAPTTTTSTTTSTTTPTTTTTMMTTTADWDPCDGCKMRNGAGFNGHPNDCGKFVQCYFGNAGIKAAVIQECPWGNFWSQESLTCQPAGMVKCPNDRCLIDQTLYTYEASSGNCRSFWACEGNQSYPMCCPVNYRYKKGIGCVPDESCKEPCPPRQASFLASDKVVKERIPDADTINNKLEKMPVVKAVKKLCDKKPVKDDPDFFEQYVEFNGWVKMPCAPGTHFNAEDCHCTVMAVFNTTTGNGGCKSKVKLDFGKSFEEARNPIYVVNQNVNVTNGIAKFDGKSLLRVPQLSNVDLGGTVVLRLRIKDTRRKKLDKRSTRPQAIVSNGDCGNNASLLVAKEEDAIIFGAQADGGHFTSFEIPTPGDDWKNIVYKYSDGKLEGEVNNVKYSKFLDGSGPIERRACALQIGHGQEMDDFEGEMDDIEMFTCMPDDER, translated from the exons ATGGAATGGAATAGCTGCCTGGTTTTAATTTATTCGATactgttttcaatattttcaatttcaaatagtGCGCCTGGAAGATTTACACGCAGCTTAA aatGCCGTTCACTTTTGGACCTGATTGTCGTGGTTGATGGTTCGGATAGTATCACAGCTAAAGATTTTATTATTCTGAAAAAGTCATTAGCGGATTATCAAGAAGCATTACATTTAGCAGATGATCAAGCCAAGTTTGGCCTTGTATTGTACAGCAGTGATGTATCTGCAACCATTTCATTATCATCTAATAAAGAGCAGTTGAGAAAGGACATCCTTGCTTTACGCCATCCTAGAGATGGAACAAGAACTGATCTGG GAATAAAAGCTATGAGAGAGATGTTTCAGAAGCAAGGCCGTAAAGACGTTCCTAAGGTGGGAATTGTTATCACCGATGGCATATCGAAAGACCCAGAGAAAACTGCACAACAATCTCTAATTACAAAGACTTCCGGTGTGACAATATTTGCTGTAGGAGTATCCCAATTAATCGATAAAATCGAATTAATCTCAATAGCATCGGGTGCCGACAAGGTTTTATCTATAAGTACTTTCGACCAGTTAAAATCTGTAGTTTCAACACTTGTGAAAGAGGTATGTCCTACAACCACCACATCAACCACAACGACCACAACAACTACGACAACAACGACGACGACTCCAGCGCCGACTACAACAACATCTACAACAACTTCTACGACTActccaacaacaacaacaacaatgatGACAACAACAGCAGACTGGG ATCCATGTGACGGATGTAAAATGAGGAACGGAGCAGGATTTAATGGACATCCTAACGACTGTGGCAAATTCGTCCAGTGTTATTTTGGAAATGCCGGAATAAAAGCAGCTGTGATACAGGAATGCCCATGGGGAAATTTCTGGAGTCAGGAATCATTAACTTGTCAACCGGCTGGTATGGTCAAGTGTCCGAACG ACAGGTGTCTCATCGATCAAACACTCTACACATACGAGGCAAGTTCTGGTAACTGTCGCTCCTTTTGGGCATGCGAAGGGAACCAGTCATACCCTATGTGCTGTCCTGTAAATTATAGATACAAAAAGGGCATTGGGTGCGTTCCAGATGAAAGTTGCAAGGAACCTTGTCCACCCAGACAAGCCTCTTTCTTGGCTTCCGATAAAGTCGTAAAAGAGCGTATTCCAGATGCTGACACGATCAATAATAAGCTTGAGAAGATGCCAGTGGTTAAAGCTGTAAAAAAAC TTTGCGACAAAAAACCAGTGAAGGATGACCCAGATTTCTTCGAACAATATGTAGAATTTAATGGTTGGGTGAAGATGCCGTGCGCACCTGGTACTCATTTCAATGCCGAAGATTGTCATTGTACTGTAATGGCGGTCTTTAATACGACTACAGGTAATG GAGGATGTAAATCAAAAGTTAAATTAGATTTTGGAAAATCATTTGAAGAGGCACGAAATCCTATTTATGTTGTGAACCAGAATGTCAACGTCACGAATGGTATTGCTAAGTTTGATGGTAAAAGCTTACTCCGTGTACCACAGCTATCCAATGTTGATCTAGGTGGCACTGTTGTTCTACGTCTGCGCATTAAAGACACTCGCAGGAAGAAGCTGGATAAAAGATCAACACGTCCACAAGCTATCGTTAGTAATGGCGATTGTGGAAACAATGCTTCACTGTTAGTGGCAAAAGAAGAAGACGCCATTATATTTGGTGCTCAGGCAGATGGTGGACATTTTACTAGTTTTGAAATTCCTACACCA GGTGATGACTGGAAGAACATTGTTTATAAATACTCGGATGGAAAATTAGAAGGAGAAGTAAATAACGTCAAATATTCTAAGTTCCTTGATGGTTCAG GTCCAATAGAAAGACGAGCGTGCGCACTGCAGATTGGTCACGGACAAGAAATGGATGACTTTGAAGGCGAAATGGATGAC attgaGATGTTTACGTGTATGCCTGATGACGAACGTTGA